The Pseudomonas fluorescens genome includes a window with the following:
- a CDS encoding L-iditol 2-dehydrogenase, translated as MKRLEGKSALITGSARGIGRSFAQAYIGEGATVAIADINLERAQATASELGPQAYAVEMDVTRQASIDAAIAEVVARAGKLDILVNNAALFDLAPITEITRESYDKLFAINVSGTLFTLQAAAKQMISQGHGGKIINMASQAGRRGEALVGVYCATKAAVISLTQSAGLNLIKHKINVNAIAPGVVDGEHWDGVDALFAKHENRPLGEKKRLVGLEVPYGRMGTAEDLVGMAIFLAGSESDYIVAQTYNVDGGNWMS; from the coding sequence ATGAAACGTCTCGAAGGTAAAAGCGCTTTGATCACGGGTTCCGCACGCGGTATTGGCCGCTCGTTTGCCCAGGCCTATATCGGTGAAGGCGCTACGGTCGCTATAGCCGACATCAATTTGGAAAGAGCTCAAGCGACGGCCTCCGAGCTAGGGCCGCAAGCTTACGCGGTGGAGATGGACGTTACCCGCCAGGCGTCCATTGATGCAGCAATCGCTGAGGTCGTTGCCCGCGCAGGAAAGCTGGACATCCTTGTGAACAATGCGGCGTTGTTCGATCTTGCACCGATCACCGAGATCACTCGGGAAAGCTACGACAAGCTTTTTGCAATCAACGTCAGCGGGACGCTGTTCACGCTTCAGGCAGCGGCGAAGCAGATGATCAGTCAGGGGCATGGCGGGAAGATCATCAACATGGCTAGCCAGGCGGGTCGCCGCGGTGAGGCGCTGGTAGGCGTCTACTGCGCCACCAAGGCGGCGGTCATCAGCCTTACGCAGTCTGCTGGCCTCAACCTCATCAAGCACAAAATCAATGTCAATGCGATCGCCCCGGGGGTTGTCGATGGCGAACACTGGGACGGTGTCGACGCGCTCTTCGCCAAACACGAGAACCGACCTCTAGGTGAGAAGAAGCGGCTCGTCGGCCTTGAAGTTCCGTATGGGAGAATGGGGACGGCAGAGGATCTGGTAGGAATGGCAATTTTCCTGGCGGGCTCGGAGAGCGATTACATCGTTGCACAAACGTACAACGTTGATGGCGGGAACTGGATGAGCTGA
- a CDS encoding AlpA family transcriptional regulator codes for MHIDSKPPLHELRILRLSDVEQKTGLKRSFLYSLMGQGKFPKSVRLGVRAVGWNAMEVDQWITDRSNDRS; via the coding sequence ATGCATATTGATTCAAAACCTCCCCTTCATGAGCTTCGCATATTGCGACTTTCAGACGTCGAGCAGAAAACGGGGCTCAAGCGCTCGTTCCTTTACAGCCTGATGGGTCAGGGCAAATTCCCAAAATCCGTCCGCTTGGGCGTTCGGGCCGTAGGCTGGAACGCCATGGAAGTCGATCAGTGGATTACAGATCGTTCAAACGATCGCAGCTAA
- a CDS encoding AraC family transcriptional regulator, protein MPDNRAALFEHRPADLEVILPEPDQSFRWYEHDYPYALARWNHHPEYEIHLIRQGSGKLLAGDYIGPFTAGHVALIGPGLPHDWMGDIAPGEQLVGRDVVLQFDGAALLDLQGSLPELSELKTLFELAQRGIEFTGGTAVEAALLLERIGEATGLQRLIMFLQLIGTLARAPKREIRVLASACYSPSLNERSSERINQAFDYLINELTSDIRLSVIAERVGMSEAGFSRFFKRITGHGFMDLMRKLRIQRACRLLVQTQLSVAEICFEVGYENVSNFNRHFRHEMHQTPSDYRRTTAVKLFNRDSLHPSLPITQVR, encoded by the coding sequence ATGCCTGATAACCGCGCTGCCTTGTTCGAGCACCGACCAGCCGACCTTGAAGTCATCCTTCCTGAACCCGATCAGAGCTTTCGATGGTACGAGCACGACTATCCATACGCCCTCGCCCGCTGGAACCACCATCCGGAATATGAAATCCACCTGATCCGACAAGGAAGTGGCAAGCTTTTGGCTGGGGATTACATCGGGCCCTTCACCGCAGGACATGTCGCACTGATTGGCCCAGGTCTTCCCCATGATTGGATGGGAGATATCGCGCCGGGGGAACAGCTCGTAGGCCGCGACGTGGTTCTGCAGTTTGACGGTGCTGCCCTGCTCGACCTCCAAGGTTCATTACCTGAGCTATCAGAGCTGAAAACGCTATTTGAGCTGGCACAACGTGGGATCGAGTTTACTGGTGGGACGGCCGTCGAGGCCGCTTTGCTGCTTGAGAGAATCGGCGAGGCGACGGGGCTTCAGCGCCTGATCATGTTCCTGCAATTGATAGGCACCCTCGCAAGGGCGCCAAAGCGCGAAATTCGGGTATTGGCCAGCGCCTGCTACTCGCCTTCGTTGAACGAGCGCAGCTCGGAGCGAATTAATCAGGCATTCGACTACTTGATCAATGAGCTCACGTCTGACATCCGGCTATCTGTCATCGCCGAGCGAGTTGGGATGAGCGAGGCCGGTTTTTCACGCTTTTTCAAACGAATCACTGGCCACGGATTCATGGACCTGATGCGCAAGCTGCGCATCCAGCGTGCATGTCGGCTACTCGTCCAGACACAGCTCTCGGTCGCCGAAATCTGCTTCGAGGTAGGCTACGAAAACGTCTCCAATTTCAATCGCCACTTCCGTCATGAAATGCATCAGACCCCGAGCGACTACCGGCGTACTACTGCCGTGAAGCTCTTCAACCGAGACAGTCTTCACCCATCGCTACCGATCACGCAGGTGCGGTGA
- a CDS encoding carbohydrate kinase family protein produces MQLPSVVVFGEALTDVVQHSPGRWQGYPGGAPWNVARAMSRLGVPTAFAGSISTDSLGDELAQQSKAAGLDMRFLQRVDADPLVAIVPSSHPPRYFFAGEADLLFDVDQLPAGWLDAARLCHFSCISLARQPLGDRLVEVARRVKEEDKLISYDPNWRNLMDTRYRELTFPAMVELADIIKLSDEDLRQIYPGLNEEQALHTLRTMNASAQILFTRGAKGMALYAADVKFEQPAIAVEVADTVGAGDSSMAGWLASTLLGIQEPHARLEFSAACASVSCSHAGAYAPSREEVEDLLSNRMQHQR; encoded by the coding sequence ATGCAATTGCCGAGCGTTGTTGTGTTTGGTGAAGCACTGACCGACGTGGTTCAACACTCGCCCGGACGGTGGCAGGGCTATCCAGGTGGCGCGCCCTGGAACGTGGCCCGCGCAATGAGCCGCCTCGGCGTGCCCACTGCATTCGCCGGCTCGATCAGTACCGACTCATTGGGCGATGAGCTCGCACAGCAATCGAAGGCTGCCGGCCTGGACATGAGATTCCTCCAGAGAGTTGACGCCGACCCTCTGGTAGCTATCGTGCCCTCCAGCCACCCTCCCCGGTATTTCTTTGCGGGCGAGGCCGATCTACTTTTTGATGTGGACCAACTCCCGGCAGGTTGGTTGGATGCCGCTCGACTCTGTCACTTCAGCTGTATCAGCCTTGCCCGTCAGCCATTGGGGGACAGGCTTGTTGAGGTGGCCAGGAGGGTGAAGGAAGAAGACAAGCTGATCAGCTATGACCCGAACTGGCGCAACCTGATGGACACCCGCTACCGCGAGCTGACTTTCCCGGCCATGGTGGAGCTTGCAGACATCATCAAGCTCTCGGATGAAGATCTTCGCCAGATATACCCTGGATTGAACGAAGAACAGGCGCTTCACACGCTGCGGACGATGAATGCTAGTGCGCAGATTCTTTTCACCCGTGGAGCGAAAGGTATGGCGTTGTATGCTGCCGACGTGAAGTTTGAACAGCCCGCGATCGCCGTTGAGGTCGCTGATACGGTGGGTGCCGGCGATTCGAGTATGGCCGGATGGCTGGCCTCGACGTTGTTAGGCATCCAAGAGCCCCATGCACGATTGGAGTTCTCCGCTGCTTGTGCGTCGGTGTCTTGCTCGCATGCCGGGGCTTACGCGCCTAGTCGTGAAGAGGTGGAGGATTTGCTGTCAAACCGCATGCAACATCAGCGCTGA
- a CDS encoding carbohydrate ABC transporter permease — translation MNTSIIRAQLAASAPSRARRLINPGWFLVSPSVALLLLWMIVPLAMTVYFSVIRYNLLNPGENEFVGLENFAYFVTDSGFLPGALNTLILVGSVLLISVIFGVLIAALLEASEFFGRGIVRVLLISPFFIMPTVGSLIFKNLIFHPVSGILAAVWKFFGAQPVDWLAHYPLFSIIVIVSWQWLPFAILLLMTAMQSLDQEQKEAARLDGAGALAIFWHLTLPHLARPIAVVVMIETIFLLSVFAEIFTTTNGGPGFASTNLAYLIYNQALVQFDVGMASAGGLIAVVIANIAAIVLVRMIGKNLTDKA, via the coding sequence ATGAACACGTCCATTATTCGAGCCCAGCTTGCGGCCTCGGCCCCATCACGCGCGCGCCGTTTGATCAATCCAGGATGGTTTCTGGTGTCGCCATCGGTTGCACTTTTGTTGCTCTGGATGATCGTGCCGCTGGCCATGACCGTTTATTTTTCGGTGATCCGGTACAACCTGCTCAATCCAGGGGAAAACGAGTTCGTTGGCCTGGAGAACTTTGCCTATTTCGTGACAGATTCGGGTTTTCTTCCCGGAGCGCTTAACACGTTGATATTGGTGGGCAGCGTGCTGCTGATCAGCGTGATTTTTGGTGTCTTAATTGCAGCCTTGCTTGAGGCAAGCGAGTTCTTTGGGCGCGGTATAGTCAGGGTGCTGCTCATCTCGCCGTTTTTTATCATGCCGACCGTGGGTTCGCTGATCTTCAAGAACCTGATCTTCCACCCTGTCTCCGGGATCCTCGCGGCGGTATGGAAGTTCTTCGGGGCGCAGCCCGTCGATTGGCTGGCTCATTACCCACTCTTCTCGATCATTGTCATCGTTTCCTGGCAGTGGCTGCCTTTTGCGATCTTGTTGCTGATGACAGCCATGCAGTCGCTCGATCAAGAGCAGAAAGAGGCCGCTCGATTGGATGGGGCGGGTGCCCTGGCCATTTTCTGGCATTTGACCCTGCCACATTTGGCCAGGCCCATCGCGGTGGTGGTGATGATCGAGACGATTTTCCTGCTGTCGGTATTTGCAGAAATCTTCACCACGACAAATGGCGGACCTGGGTTCGCTTCGACCAACCTCGCCTATCTGATCTACAACCAGGCACTGGTGCAGTTCGATGTGGGCATGGCCTCGGCCGGTGGTCTGATTGCGGTGGTGATCGCCAACATCGCGGCGATTGTGCTAGTGCGCATGATTGGCAAGAACCTGACCGACAAAGCCTGA
- a CDS encoding ABC transporter ATP-binding protein — protein sequence MATLKIENLKKGFEGLSIIKGIDLEVKDKEFVVFVGPSGCGKSTLLRLIAGLEDVTSGTIELDGRDITEVTPAKRDLAMVFQTYALYPHMTVRKNLSFALDLAGEKKPDVERKVAEAARILELGSLLDRKPKQLSGGQRQRVAIGRAIVRNPKIFLFDEPLSNLDAALRVQTRLELSRLHKELQATMIYVTHDQVEAMTLATKVVVLNAGRIEQIGSPLELYHHPANLFVAGFLGTPKMGFLQATVHAVHASGVEVRFASGTTLLIPRDSSALSVGQSVTIGIRPEHLTLSAEGQVPVTTDVTERLGSDTFCHVNVDSGESLTVRVQGDCEVPYAARRYLTLDVAHCHLFDESGLSVSPAASRAA from the coding sequence ATGGCCACTTTGAAAATAGAAAATCTCAAGAAAGGTTTCGAGGGACTGTCCATCATCAAGGGCATCGATCTCGAGGTTAAGGACAAGGAATTTGTGGTGTTCGTAGGGCCGTCGGGGTGTGGCAAGTCGACCCTGTTGCGCCTGATTGCAGGTTTGGAAGACGTCACGAGCGGCACGATCGAGCTCGACGGCCGAGACATCACTGAGGTGACTCCCGCCAAGCGAGACCTGGCCATGGTATTCCAAACCTATGCTCTGTATCCGCACATGACGGTACGCAAGAATTTGTCATTTGCCTTGGATCTGGCCGGTGAGAAGAAGCCGGATGTGGAAAGGAAGGTCGCCGAGGCCGCAAGGATTCTCGAGCTTGGTTCTCTGCTCGACCGCAAGCCTAAGCAGTTGTCAGGTGGTCAGCGCCAACGGGTCGCGATTGGTCGTGCGATTGTCCGAAACCCGAAGATTTTCCTTTTCGATGAGCCACTGTCGAACCTTGATGCTGCGCTGCGTGTACAGACGCGCTTGGAGCTGTCCCGACTGCATAAGGAGCTGCAGGCGACCATGATCTACGTGACCCATGACCAGGTCGAAGCCATGACGCTCGCCACCAAGGTCGTTGTGCTTAACGCAGGGCGGATCGAGCAGATTGGTTCGCCGCTCGAGCTCTACCATCACCCTGCCAACCTGTTCGTTGCCGGCTTCCTTGGGACACCAAAAATGGGATTCTTGCAGGCGACTGTGCATGCCGTGCATGCGTCGGGGGTTGAGGTTAGATTCGCCTCTGGAACCACTTTGCTCATTCCACGCGACAGCAGTGCGTTGTCGGTCGGGCAATCCGTGACGATCGGGATACGGCCGGAGCATTTGACCCTGAGCGCTGAAGGCCAAGTGCCGGTCACGACGGATGTCACCGAGCGCCTGGGCAGCGATACCTTCTGCCACGTGAATGTCGATTCAGGAGAAAGCCTGACGGTACGTGTCCAGGGGGATTGCGAAGTGCCGTACGCCGCCCGGCGTTATCTCACCCTTGATGTCGCTCATTGCCATCTATTTGATGAGAGCGGTCTTTCGGTAAGCCCTGCGGCATCACGCGCGGCCTGA
- a CDS encoding helix-turn-helix domain-containing protein: protein MPDHFSSNLYHLCCHYRSVAEVCRKLKINRGQFTKYLNGSSRPTPYNLKRICDFFGVEESEIALPTERFLPLIGVQSRSRTTEPTSAAIRMFDHLCKGSSDRFSTLLGYYHEYYYAMTEPGQILCSLVHLREEAGQVVYERHERVQTVEAGQEVFERYLYKGIAYYLRDRVFLLDYESLTNNEITQTILIPSYKSRLSRLNGLKLGVSATDQRVPTCTRVVWAFLGTHIDQEDALKRTRLYRPEDSRLDADLLERLSRTEFEGGTFRLGSS from the coding sequence ATGCCTGATCATTTTTCGTCAAACTTGTACCACCTATGCTGTCACTACCGATCTGTCGCGGAGGTGTGCCGAAAACTGAAGATCAACCGAGGGCAGTTCACCAAGTATCTGAACGGCAGCAGCCGACCCACGCCTTACAACCTGAAGCGAATTTGTGATTTCTTCGGCGTGGAGGAGAGCGAGATCGCGTTGCCAACCGAGCGGTTTCTCCCTTTGATTGGCGTCCAATCGCGCTCTCGAACAACCGAGCCGACGAGCGCTGCTATAAGGATGTTCGATCATCTGTGCAAAGGCTCATCAGACCGGTTCTCGACGTTGCTGGGGTACTACCATGAGTACTACTACGCCATGACCGAGCCCGGCCAAATCCTCTGCTCATTGGTCCATTTGCGCGAGGAAGCTGGACAGGTGGTGTATGAGCGCCATGAACGAGTACAAACGGTTGAGGCGGGGCAAGAAGTTTTTGAGCGATACCTTTACAAGGGAATTGCCTACTACCTGCGAGACCGAGTGTTTCTTCTCGATTACGAATCGCTGACGAATAATGAGATCACCCAGACCATCCTGATTCCTAGTTACAAAAGCCGTTTGTCTCGGCTCAATGGACTGAAGCTAGGGGTATCGGCTACAGACCAACGCGTACCGACATGCACGCGAGTGGTGTGGGCTTTCTTGGGCACCCATATTGATCAGGAGGACGCTCTAAAGCGGACTCGATTGTATCGGCCCGAAGATTCGAGATTGGATGCCGATTTGCTTGAGCGTTTATCGCGGACGGAGTTCGAGGGAGGGACATTTAGGCTGGGATCATCATGA
- a CDS encoding ABC transporter substrate-binding protein, whose amino-acid sequence MKITNALILSTGLSFALASHAAETLTIATVNNGDMIRMQRLSKVFEQQHPDIKLSWVVLEENVLRQRLTTDIATQGGQFDVLTIGTYETPMWGAKNWLEPMKDLPAGYDVDDIFPAVRQGLSVNDTLYALPFYGESTITYYRTDLFKAAGLTMPAQPTWSQLGEFAAKLNDPSKDQYGMCLRGKAGWGENMALLTTMANAFGARWFDEKWQPELNGPEWKAAATFYVDTLKKYGPPGVSSNGFNETLALFNSGKCAIWVDASVAGSFTTDKEQSRVVDSVGFAPAPTEVTDKGSSWLYAWSLAIPATSKHKEAAKSFVTWATSKEYIQLVTDKDGITNVPPGTRISTYSDAYLKAAPFAQVTLQMMKHADPSQPSAKPVPYVGIQYVVIPEFQSIGTSVGKLFSAALTGQMSVEQALASAQSTTEREMKRAGYPKK is encoded by the coding sequence ATGAAGATTACGAATGCGCTAATTCTTTCTACTGGTCTGTCATTCGCCCTTGCCAGCCATGCCGCTGAGACGCTGACCATCGCGACGGTCAACAACGGTGACATGATCCGAATGCAACGGCTATCCAAGGTCTTCGAACAGCAGCATCCCGACATCAAACTGAGCTGGGTCGTACTCGAAGAGAACGTTCTGCGTCAGCGCCTGACCACTGACATTGCCACTCAAGGTGGTCAGTTCGACGTGTTGACCATTGGTACCTACGAGACCCCGATGTGGGGTGCTAAGAACTGGCTAGAGCCGATGAAGGACCTCCCGGCCGGCTACGACGTCGACGATATCTTTCCTGCCGTACGCCAGGGCCTTTCCGTTAACGATACGCTCTACGCACTGCCGTTCTACGGCGAAAGCACCATCACGTACTACCGCACCGATCTGTTCAAGGCCGCAGGATTGACGATGCCGGCACAGCCGACCTGGTCGCAACTGGGCGAGTTCGCTGCCAAGCTCAATGATCCTTCGAAGGATCAATACGGCATGTGCTTGCGTGGCAAAGCTGGCTGGGGCGAAAACATGGCCTTGCTTACCACGATGGCCAACGCCTTCGGGGCGCGCTGGTTCGATGAGAAATGGCAGCCTGAGCTCAATGGTCCTGAGTGGAAGGCAGCTGCGACGTTTTATGTTGATACCCTGAAGAAATACGGCCCTCCGGGAGTATCCAGTAACGGGTTCAACGAAACACTGGCCCTTTTCAACAGTGGAAAATGCGCGATTTGGGTTGATGCAAGCGTGGCTGGATCTTTCACCACCGATAAGGAGCAGAGCCGGGTGGTGGACAGCGTAGGTTTCGCTCCTGCGCCTACTGAGGTTACCGACAAGGGGTCCTCGTGGTTGTATGCCTGGTCATTGGCAATTCCTGCCACCTCCAAGCACAAAGAGGCCGCCAAATCGTTCGTCACTTGGGCCACCTCCAAAGAGTACATCCAGCTAGTTACCGATAAGGATGGCATCACGAACGTGCCACCCGGTACACGCATCTCGACCTACAGTGACGCTTACCTCAAGGCCGCGCCGTTTGCTCAGGTAACGTTGCAAATGATGAAGCACGCTGACCCGTCGCAGCCTTCAGCCAAACCTGTTCCGTACGTGGGTATTCAATACGTGGTGATCCCCGAGTTTCAGTCGATCGGTACATCTGTAGGCAAGCTTTTCTCCGCAGCATTGACAGGACAAATGTCGGTTGAGCAAGCGCTGGCTTCTGCCCAGTCCACAACCGAGCGCGAGATGAAGCGTGCGGGCTATCCCAAAAAATAA
- a CDS encoding NADPH-dependent F420 reductase, with amino-acid sequence MKSTRRSIVKSLGVLAALPWLIPASRAFAVAPTRIGVIGSGSLGGTVGRLWVEAGHEVMFSSRHPEQLQDMVEELGPRASAGLPMAAAEFGTVLLLAIPFEALPQVGRDLHSAYRGKIVLDSTNPWGTSSSDVYREAHNLGVAETVAKYMIGARLVRAFSAVDATVVATSASRAGGRIGMPIAGDDAEALRVAADMVRDAGCDPVVVGNLAASASFQPGRPGFRAHLTAPELRRLLGL; translated from the coding sequence ATGAAGTCTACCCGCCGCTCCATAGTGAAATCCCTTGGCGTATTGGCCGCTCTGCCTTGGCTCATCCCCGCGAGTCGCGCCTTTGCAGTCGCGCCAACACGCATCGGCGTGATCGGTAGCGGCTCGCTGGGCGGCACGGTAGGTCGGCTGTGGGTCGAGGCTGGACATGAGGTCATGTTCTCTTCCCGCCATCCAGAGCAATTGCAAGACATGGTTGAGGAGTTAGGGCCACGCGCTTCGGCCGGCCTGCCGATGGCGGCAGCGGAGTTCGGCACCGTGCTTCTGTTGGCTATTCCGTTTGAGGCGCTGCCCCAGGTCGGGCGAGACCTGCACAGTGCCTACCGCGGCAAGATCGTTCTGGACTCCACCAATCCTTGGGGCACAAGCAGCAGCGATGTATACCGCGAAGCGCATAACCTGGGCGTTGCTGAAACCGTCGCGAAGTACATGATCGGCGCGCGACTGGTGCGCGCATTCAGTGCCGTCGATGCCACCGTGGTGGCAACGTCTGCCTCACGAGCGGGCGGGCGCATTGGCATGCCCATCGCCGGAGATGACGCCGAGGCCTTGCGGGTCGCCGCCGACATGGTACGCGATGCTGGTTGCGACCCAGTCGTCGTGGGCAACCTGGCTGCCTCCGCCTCGTTCCAGCCGGGCAGGCCGGGTTTCCGCGCCCATCTGACCGCACCGGAACTGCGCCGCCTCCTCGGCCTGTAG
- a CDS encoding MFS transporter: MPEPELEAVVAFLGDQPGRDQHQYLDEGSDQREKTVEQGLGAALLPALAALVMVHYGWRTAYQVLGALSVLVSWPVAFWLLRDAGTDRNRTEAKVAAPLVERSVSQSWGDRELWLVLVGFFVLGAASSGVFVHQVRILVDTGMNTPQAMAMQSVLGIALIFGRIGTGWLLDRIHVSKLMTSICLAAALALLLLALGAPSGTAPLCAALIGLVIGAEFDVLGYLIPRYFGRRSFGSIYGLVYSVFQVAAACAIGLLGLSRNLQGSYTAGLLVLMGLLLVGAQMFFLMGPYRNMPER, encoded by the coding sequence ATGCCAGAACCCGAACTGGAAGCGGTGGTTGCTTTCCTTGGCGATCAACCTGGCCGTGATCAGCATCAGTACCTTGATGAAGGTAGCGACCAACGAGAAAAAACCGTCGAACAGGGCCTGGGCGCCGCGCTACTGCCCGCCTTGGCCGCGCTGGTGATGGTGCATTACGGATGGCGCACCGCCTACCAGGTGCTGGGCGCGCTTTCCGTCCTGGTGTCCTGGCCGGTAGCGTTCTGGCTGCTCAGGGACGCCGGCACTGACCGCAACCGCACCGAAGCCAAGGTCGCCGCGCCCTTGGTCGAGCGTAGCGTCAGCCAGTCCTGGGGCGACCGCGAGTTGTGGCTGGTGCTGGTGGGCTTCTTCGTCCTTGGTGCGGCCAGCTCTGGTGTCTTCGTGCATCAGGTGCGCATCCTGGTCGACACCGGCATGAACACACCCCAGGCGATGGCGATGCAGTCGGTGCTCGGCATCGCGCTGATCTTCGGACGCATCGGCACCGGCTGGCTGCTCGATCGCATCCACGTATCCAAGCTGATGACCAGCATATGCCTGGCCGCCGCCCTCGCCCTGCTGCTGCTCGCCCTCGGTGCCCCCTCGGGCACCGCCCCGCTGTGCGCCGCATTGATCGGACTAGTGATCGGCGCGGAATTCGACGTGCTCGGCTACCTGATCCCCCGTTACTTCGGACGCCGCTCGTTCGGGTCCATCTATGGACTGGTATATTCGGTTTTCCAGGTCGCGGCGGCTTGCGCCATCGGCCTGCTAGGCTTGTCGCGCAACTTGCAGGGTAGTTACACCGCAGGGCTGCTGGTGCTAATGGGGCTGTTGCTGGTGGGAGCGCAGATGTTCTTCCTGATGGGGCCGTATCGGAACATGCCTGAGCGGTAA
- a CDS encoding class I SAM-dependent methyltransferase: MPDPIKLEFSEKYDDKHAQSYLLKHQDNLARRLSHKRDEQLARSALVAAGEPGLVLDLPCGAGRFWPLLAQKPGRVIIGADNSESMLKVATIAQPAEVVKRVRPLQTSAFAIDLPDNAVDNIFCMRLMHHIGAPEHRLAILREFQRVTRDSVIISLWVDGNFKAWKRKRTEVRRRNKGEQNSYQNRFVLSATTVEAEFEQAGFRVQKSLDFIPLYAMWRVYVLRKK; this comes from the coding sequence ATGCCCGATCCGATCAAGCTTGAATTTTCCGAAAAGTACGACGATAAGCACGCGCAGAGTTATTTACTCAAGCATCAGGACAATCTGGCCCGCCGTTTATCCCACAAACGCGACGAGCAATTGGCGCGTAGTGCGTTGGTCGCCGCTGGCGAGCCTGGCTTGGTGCTGGACTTGCCGTGTGGGGCCGGGCGTTTCTGGCCGTTACTGGCGCAAAAGCCTGGTCGCGTGATCATCGGCGCAGACAATTCTGAGTCGATGTTGAAGGTCGCAACCATCGCCCAACCGGCGGAGGTGGTGAAACGGGTTCGCCCGTTGCAGACCTCTGCCTTTGCTATCGATTTACCGGACAACGCGGTCGACAACATATTCTGCATGCGCTTGATGCACCACATCGGCGCCCCTGAGCACAGACTCGCGATACTGCGTGAGTTTCAACGCGTTACTCGCGACAGCGTAATTATCTCACTATGGGTGGACGGGAACTTCAAGGCTTGGAAACGCAAGCGTACCGAAGTGCGTCGTCGCAACAAAGGAGAACAGAACAGTTACCAAAATCGGTTCGTATTGTCGGCTACTACTGTCGAGGCAGAATTCGAACAGGCCGGGTTCCGCGTTCAGAAATCCCTAGACTTTATTCCGCTGTACGCCATGTGGAGAGTGTATGTATTGCGCAAAAAATAA
- a CDS encoding carbohydrate ABC transporter permease — protein sequence MMTLKQSRSLQSLLLGTLAWVAALLLFFPIFWMVLTSFKTEIDAFATPPQFIFMPTLENYLHIQERSDYFHFAWNSVLISFSATALCMLIAVPAAYSMAFYETKRTKQTLLWMLSTKMLPPVGVLMPIYLLAKGAGLLDTRIALIVIYTLINLPIVVWMIYTYFKDIPREILEAARLDGATLGQEMLRVLLPISKGGLASTMLLSMILCWNEAFWSLNLTSSSAAPLTALIASYSSPEGLFWAKLSAVSTLACAPILIFGWISQKQLVRGLSFGAVK from the coding sequence ATGATGACGCTTAAACAATCCCGGTCTCTGCAAAGCTTACTGCTCGGCACCTTGGCCTGGGTCGCCGCTTTGCTGTTGTTCTTTCCGATCTTTTGGATGGTGCTTACCAGTTTCAAGACCGAGATCGACGCCTTCGCTACGCCGCCACAGTTCATTTTCATGCCTACGCTGGAGAATTACTTGCACATCCAGGAGCGCAGTGACTACTTCCACTTTGCGTGGAACTCGGTGCTGATTTCCTTCTCCGCTACAGCGTTGTGCATGCTGATCGCAGTGCCGGCGGCCTACTCGATGGCGTTCTATGAGACCAAGCGCACCAAGCAGACGCTGCTTTGGATGCTATCGACCAAGATGCTTCCTCCAGTTGGGGTGCTCATGCCTATCTACCTTCTGGCGAAGGGGGCGGGGTTGCTGGACACCCGGATCGCGCTGATCGTGATCTACACCCTGATCAACCTGCCCATCGTGGTGTGGATGATTTACACGTACTTCAAAGACATTCCCCGGGAGATTCTGGAGGCGGCCAGGCTGGACGGGGCGACCCTGGGACAGGAGATGCTGCGCGTGCTGCTGCCCATCAGCAAGGGTGGACTGGCGTCGACCATGCTGCTGTCGATGATCCTGTGCTGGAACGAGGCCTTCTGGTCGCTCAACCTGACGAGCTCCAGCGCCGCACCTCTGACCGCTCTGATCGCTTCCTACTCGAGCCCCGAGGGCCTGTTCTGGGCGAAGCTTTCCGCGGTTTCCACATTGGCCTGTGCACCTATCTTGATCTTCGGCTGGATCAGTCAGAAGCAATTGGTTCGTGGGCTGTCCTTTGGCGCCGTCAAATGA